The following proteins are co-located in the Acropora palmata chromosome 11, jaAcrPala1.3, whole genome shotgun sequence genome:
- the LOC141898017 gene encoding potassium voltage-gated channel protein Shal-like, which yields MIKRRDEDKDDSIWSLRSSSLQRPRKRVVLKVGGTLFETWEENLDNYPDTLLGSAEKELFYDRRTKSYVFDRDPQMFRHILNYYRLGKLHFSSEYCADDFRDELSFFRISINAVSNCCWDDYRQPRKIRMDKIFKLKDPHLKQMTDTGCWPRRKIWNILENPNETTLGRAWYYFSGIMIALSIVCTVAESMPLPCDEKYLCANHTCGKNNWNLSLKNKENDSCHEINHYERQRAFIYFVLESICVAIFSLEYLMRFLTTPSRCKYVKEFMSIIDLLSILPYYIGLILESLLQTSVDSLSALVLLRVLRVFRVLKFTRHSNRLRSLLFAIRRSASELGFILFSFSLGVILFSSILFYAEQSDKSNSANLFESIPATMWYAVVTMTTTGYGDMVPHTVIGKLIGSVGCITGVLMIALPVPIIQKKANLQLGLLDEVDEAMEAGL from the exons ATGATCAAGAGAAGGGACGAGGACAAAGATGATTCAATTTGGTCGTTGCGTAGTTCTTCTCTTCAGCGACCCCGCAAGCGTGTTGTCTTGAAGGTTGGTGGTACGTTATTCGAGACTTGGGAAGAAAATTTAGACAACTATCCTGACACACTTCTTGGCAGTGCAGAGAAGGAACTGTTTTACGACCGCAGGACGAAGTCCTACGTCTTCGACAGAGATCCGCAAATGTTTCGACACATACTCAACTACTATAG ACTAGGAAAATTGCATTTCTCCAGCGAATACTGCGCCGATGATTTTCGGGACGAGCTTTCATTTTTTCGTATTTCTATCAACGCAGTTTCTAACTGCTGTTGGGACGATTACAGACAGCCGAGGAAAATTAGAATGgacaaaattttcaagttgaaGGATCCtcatttgaaacaaatgaCAGACACAGGTTGTTGGCCTCGTAGAAAAATCTGGAACATACTAGAAAATCCAAACGAGACGACACTGGGAAGGGCGTGGTATTATTTCTCAGGGATCATGATAGCGTTGAGTATCGTTTGCACTGTGGCTGAATCAATGCCCTTACCTTGTGACGAGAAATATCTCTGCGCGAATCACACTTGTGGAAAAAATAACTGGAACCTGTCGCTCAAGAATAAGGAGAATGATTCCTGTCATGAAATCAATCACTATGAGAGACAAAGAGCTTTCATTTATTTCGTACTTGAAAGCATCTGCGTCGCAATATTTTCCTTGGAATATCTCATGCGATTCCTAACGACACCCAGTCGCTGCAAATACGTCAAAGAATTTATGAGCATCATCGACCTTCTGTCTATATTGCCCTACTATATTGGTCTGATACTGGAGAGCCTACTTCAAACTTCAGTGGACAGTCTGAGTGCTCTGGTACTATTGAGAGTACTTCGTGTGTTTAGGGTTTTGAAGTTTACTCGACACTCCAACAGGCTAAGAAGCCTTTTGTTTGCGATTAGACGTTCTGCCTCTGAGCTTGGTTTCATTCTGTTTAGTTTCTCGCTTGGCGTGATATTATTCTCAAGTATTTTGTTCTACGCAGAGCAGTCGGACAAATCGAACAGTGCAAACCTGTTTGAAAGTATCCCGGCCACTATGTGGTATGCCGTCGTTACCATGACAACAACTGG ATACGGCGACATGGTGCCACATACAGTTATTGGTAAACTTATAGGCAGTGTTGGTTGTATAACGGGAGTGTTAATGATCGCTTTGCCAGTTCCAATAATACAGAAAAAG